CATTCGGGCATGAGGGATTCGGGACGGACGTAGCGAGGATTGATGAAGTGAGCCACATGCCAGTCGTCCGGATGTTCCCCTCCCTCCTGCGAAAGGTCCGGGCCGGTGCGCTCCGTGCCAAGCAGATGAGGGCGTTCCACAATGTAATCGCCCGGCTGGGCAATACGTTCCGCTCCCAAATCCCAGTCGATGCGCCTGATGAATTGGGAATGGCAGTACGAACAGCCATTGTTTACGTAAAGCTTTCGTCCTTTTTCTTCAAGGGCCGTTCTGGAACGAAAGATTTCGGATGGCTTGTCGGTCATGGTGTTCCATGGAAGAACCACCACCACGAAAAAAACCGCCGCAAAAATCAATGCGCCGCCATAAACGATAAGAGGGGGCGTCATCTTCATGATGTTTCCCTCCCTGTCCCGGAGCTGTAAAGGCTCCTGTAGACATTGTACAGTCCGATCATGGCCCCCGAGACGATGAGCGTGCCCACGGCCAGGCGCAGAATCATGTAGACGTGGATTTCCGGAAGGACCCGGTAGACGGTTTCGCCATTCAACCACCCGTTCCCCTGAATGAGTCCCGCTGCAGTCAGAATCGCAAAGAAACCGGACATCCCAAGGAGGACGAGCCAATACTGAATATCGGCAAGAAACTTGCTGTACAGGGGGCGGCCGGTGATTCGAGGCAGGATGAAATACATTCCCCCCAGCGCGATGATGCCTGAAAATCCCAGGACCCCCATGTGAGCATGCGCGACCACCCAGTTGTTGAAATGGGTGATTTTCTGTACGCTGGGCAGGGATTGCAGAGGACCCTGCAGGCAGGTGAGCAGATACCACACCGTTCCCGCCAGAACGAACTTACCGCCCGTGTCTCCAAGGATATAGGGCAGGCGTTCCCGCATGGTGAGCCAGAGGTTGATCAGTACCGTCGCCACGGGTAAAAGCATGGCGATGCTCCCGGTGATGGCGATGACCTTGAGCCAGGTGGGAGTCGGAGCCTGCAGGATATGGTGTGTACCGATATGCGTGTAGATCATGAGGAGCGACCAGAAGCCCAGAAGGGAAAGGGTATGGCTGTAAAGAGGGGCCCGGCAGGTGATGGGGATGACATAGTAGGCGATGGCGACGGCAAGCGGGGTGAGAAAAAGTCCCACCACTCCGTGCCCGTAAAACCACGCCAGAATGCCGTCAGGTATCCCCGTGATGGACCCGGTGGAAGGATTCCATACGGCATTTCCGAAAAAATAGATGAAAAAGGTAAAAACGAGTGCGCCAAAAACGTACCAGACGGAAACATAGAGGAGCTCTTCCTTCCGTCGTCTAACGGTTTCCAGAAGGTTGTGGAAAACCATCCCCAGTGCGGCCAGTATCATCACGTCAATAGGCCAGATCCATTCGGCATATTCTCTGTTTTGGGAGTAGCCGAGAGAAAGGGTAATCGTCCCGGCTGCGACGGAAAAATTCCAGAGCCAGACAGTGGCTTTCCCCAACCGCTCGCTGTAGAGCGGGGCCCTTACCATGGTGGGTACGATATAATGGGCGGAGCCTATAAGCGCCGAGCCCACGAAGCCGAAAATGACCGCGTTCGTATGCATCGGCCGGATTCTTCCGAAAACGATCCACGGAATGTTTCCCAGCAGTTCGGGTGCGATCAGTTCCACGGCGCCGGTGAATCCGGCCAGAGTTCCAAGAACCATCCAGATGGCCGAACTCAGATAATATGCCTTCACTGTTCCGTGGGGTTCATCCCTCAAAAATTCCAATGCGGTTCCCCCTGTTTTTTTCTATGCGATCCCATCCATCCCTTATGCGTCAGTGATGACAGGCCAGCCAGCAGTCCAGCTGCGCCTTGCGTTCCTGGTGACAGGTAATGCAAAACTGCATCTTGAAATCGACTCTCTGCAGGCGGTCCATGGTCTTCACCTCGCCGTGGCATGCCGTGCAGTCAAGTTTTGCATACTTTATATGCGGCTTGTGATTGAACTTGACATGATCCGGTATATAGAAAACCCGCACCCAGGGTACAGGCGTTTTGGTATCGTAGTGCTCCCTTTCTTTAACGATTTGAGGGTGTTTCGTTATGATGTATTCATGGCAGAAGAAGCATTTCTGCATCTCGGGAATGCCGGGGTTCCGGGACCGTTCCACAAAGGGGTGACAGAACTTGCAATTGATCTCCTTCACCCCCGCATGCAGGCGGTGGCTGAAGAGTATGGGCTGTTTGGGACCGATACTCGTCTCAGGGTATATATAATAGAGATAGAGCGTGGCGCCCAGCAAAAGCGCCCCAATCCCCAACCAGCCATACCTCAGTATCGGTTTTCCATTTTTTTCTGTGCTCTCAGCCATGTTACCCCTAAGTCTAAAAATTTTTCGGGCCTTTTGCTTGTTGATGCCCGCTCTCCGTCTGCACTTGGCGTATCTGCTCCCGGAACAGGGGATCAGAAAGCGGCAGCAGCGGAAAAAGACGGAAAAATGCCATGAGACACAAAGCCATGACCCCGAAAAAACCTGCCGTGATCGAAATCTCCGTAAAGCCTATGGGAAGGCCGGACCCTTTCCACAGGGACGGAGCCACCAGGAGGAACCGTTCCAGCCACATTCCCAGGAGGATGACGGAACTCAGGGCCATCATGGGAACCGGTTTCATTTTGATCCTGCGGTTCAAAAGCAGCACAAAAGGAATGACGAAACAGACAAGGAGGACCGTCCATGCCAGAAGTTCCCAGGGGCTTTGGCGGATGCGCAGGAGCACATACCGCGTTTCCTCGGGAAGGTTCCCGTACCAGATTACAAGAAACTGAGAATAGAAGAAGTCTCCCGTGAGAATACAGAAACCGAAGAGAAGCTTTCCGAGGTCGTGCATGTGTTTGGGCTGAATAATGTCTTTGAACGCCTCCGATTCTCTTGCAAGGATTGTCATGAAAAACAGGGCGGCCAATGCCGAGTAAAAACTGCCGATAAAATAATAGGCCCCGAAAAGAGTGCTGACCCAGTGGGGGTCGAGAGCCATGATGAGGTCGACGGCCATAAGGGTCAGAACCAGGGCGTAAAGAATGCCGAGGACCGGCGATAGAACGACTTGGGCCCGCCAATGCCGGGATTGAATTTCTTTCCGCCCCGGAACCTCTTCCGGCTCAGCTTCCCGCCCGGTTACCCCCTCCCTTGCGTTCCATTTCAAGTCGCTCCGGACAGAAAAGTAGATCAAGGCCAGCGAAACGCCTGAGAGGAGAAAGATTCCCACTCCGTCTCTTGCAAAGAGCCAGTTTACGTCGAGCCACCATTCCTTGCCGTGGACCGGTTCGTGAATCCAGTGAAACAGGTTCTCCCGGCCCTGATACAGAATCAGGAAAAACAGGAATGAAAAAGGCAGAAAGGCTCCTGGGGCTTCCGCAAGACGCTTCATGGGACGGGCCCAGCGGGCATTGGTCATATTGAGGACTGCGGAAAACAGGACGGCCCCATAGGCCAGCCCCGTCCAGAACAGGAAGTTGGTCAGATAGGCCTGCCAGACCCTCTGAGCGTTCTCATTCGAAATGCCTGACCAGAAAGAGATCCCGCCGACCAGAACCATGGCGAGAAAAGCGAGGGCCGGAATGCGGCGATCCATCCCGACGAGTCGGGTCAAAAGGTCCGGGCGGGGTTCATCGATCGACTTCATGGATTTCCTCCGCACCAGCTTCTTTCAGGATGTTTGACAATCGGTCCAGATCGGTTTCCGAACACTGGATCAAGATCCCGAAATGGTCCTGGCTGAACCTGTCATCGTAATGCTCGGGGCGGCGCAGCCTCGGAAGCCTGCTCCTGAAAAGGAGCCCTCCAAAGTTGAAAAGCACGGACAGCAGAATGCAAAATTCAAATCCCACCACCACGGCCGGTACGAAAGGAATGATGGGTTTACCGCTCACGATGAACTTCCACTGCATGCACGTATAGACCACTAGGCCGACACCTACCATGACACCCAGGATGCCTCCACAGAGAGTGAAGAACCGAACGGAACTGGGCTTGAGGTGCAAAGCTTCCTCGATCTCATGGTGCGGAAAGGGCGAATAGACGGTATGCACCTTGAAGTCGTTTTCCGCCATAAACTTCAGCGCCTTCAGCAGATCATCGATATAGGCGAAAATGCCCATTACTGTCTTTTGATGCGTCATGGCTTTTTCCTGCCGCGGTCCTTATGGGTTGGGTTTTCCCTGCGCGAGTGTCTGCCGGTTTCCTTCATTTCCGTCATGGAAATTGTCGGTATAAACCTGGTGAACAAGAGAAACAGAAAGAAAAACAGGCTGAAGGAACCGATCATGATTCCGAATTCCACCCATGTGGGAGTGTAATAGCCCCAGGAATAAGGGTCGAACTGATGAGCGGCCGACCCCACGATGATTACGAAACGCTCGTACCACATGCCGATGTTGATCAAAATGGAAATGCCGAAAAGATACCTCAGATCCGTGCGCACTTTCTTGATGAAAAAGGCAAGGGGAGCCACAGTGTTGAAGAGGACCATGATCCAGAATTCCAGTGCATAGTGCCCGATGGCCCTCCAGATGAAAGTGTCTCGTTCCGCGATATTCCCGCTGTACAACGCCATGAAGTATTCCACTCCGTACGCATACCCCACGATGAGCCCCGTGAAAATGATTGTCTTGGCGATATTTTCAAGGATTTTCATGGTGATGAGATGTTCGAACCCGAAAATGCGCCGCAGGGGGATCAGGAGGGTGAGCACCATGGCGAGCCCGGAATGAATGGCTCCCGCCACGAAATACGGTGCGAAGATGGTGCTGTGCCAGCCCGGTACAATGGAGAGTGCAAAGTCCCAGGAGACAACGCTGTGAACGGATACGACGAGGGGGGTGGCCAAGGCGGCGAAGAGGAGATAGGCCGTTCCGTAGTGGTTCCACTGCCGGTGGCTCCCGAGCCAGCCCAGGGAGAAGAAGCCATAGATTTTACGACGCAACCCCGTGGAGCTGCTCCGCACAACGGCCAGGTCGGGAATGAGGCCGGTGTACCAAAAGAGCACGCTGACGGTGAGATAAGTCGAAATGGCAATCACGTCGAAGACGAGAGGGGACTGGAAGTTGGGCCAGAGATTGCGCTGGTTGGGATAGGGGAGAATCCAGTAGACGATCCAGACTCTTCCCAGATGAATAAAGGGAAAGAGACCTGCAACGGAGACGGCAAAAACCGTCATCGCCTCGGCGCTGCGAGCGATGGCCGTCCTCCAGGGAGCCCGGAAAAGATACAAGATGGCGGAAATGAGGGTGCCCGAGTGTGCGATACCCACCCAGAATACAAAGTTGATGAGATAGGTCCCCCAGAATACCGGCAGGTTTACACCTGCGGCTCCAAGCCCCGTGGCGATCTGATACCCCCAGCAGGAGGCTCCGATGAG
This region of Desulforhabdus amnigena genomic DNA includes:
- a CDS encoding cbb3-type cytochrome c oxidase subunit I, whose amino-acid sequence is MEFLRDEPHGTVKAYYLSSAIWMVLGTLAGFTGAVELIAPELLGNIPWIVFGRIRPMHTNAVIFGFVGSALIGSAHYIVPTMVRAPLYSERLGKATVWLWNFSVAAGTITLSLGYSQNREYAEWIWPIDVMILAALGMVFHNLLETVRRRKEELLYVSVWYVFGALVFTFFIYFFGNAVWNPSTGSITGIPDGILAWFYGHGVVGLFLTPLAVAIAYYVIPITCRAPLYSHTLSLLGFWSLLMIYTHIGTHHILQAPTPTWLKVIAITGSIAMLLPVATVLINLWLTMRERLPYILGDTGGKFVLAGTVWYLLTCLQGPLQSLPSVQKITHFNNWVVAHAHMGVLGFSGIIALGGMYFILPRITGRPLYSKFLADIQYWLVLLGMSGFFAILTAAGLIQGNGWLNGETVYRVLPEIHVYMILRLAVGTLIVSGAMIGLYNVYRSLYSSGTGRETS
- a CDS encoding cytochrome c3 family protein → MAESTEKNGKPILRYGWLGIGALLLGATLYLYYIYPETSIGPKQPILFSHRLHAGVKEINCKFCHPFVERSRNPGIPEMQKCFFCHEYIITKHPQIVKEREHYDTKTPVPWVRVFYIPDHVKFNHKPHIKYAKLDCTACHGEVKTMDRLQRVDFKMQFCITCHQERKAQLDCWLACHH
- the nrfD gene encoding NrfD/PsrC family molybdoenzyme membrane anchor subunit; its protein translation is MKSIDEPRPDLLTRLVGMDRRIPALAFLAMVLVGGISFWSGISNENAQRVWQAYLTNFLFWTGLAYGAVLFSAVLNMTNARWARPMKRLAEAPGAFLPFSFLFFLILYQGRENLFHWIHEPVHGKEWWLDVNWLFARDGVGIFLLSGVSLALIYFSVRSDLKWNAREGVTGREAEPEEVPGRKEIQSRHWRAQVVLSPVLGILYALVLTLMAVDLIMALDPHWVSTLFGAYYFIGSFYSALAALFFMTILARESEAFKDIIQPKHMHDLGKLLFGFCILTGDFFYSQFLVIWYGNLPEETRYVLLRIRQSPWELLAWTVLLVCFVIPFVLLLNRRIKMKPVPMMALSSVILLGMWLERFLLVAPSLWKGSGLPIGFTEISITAGFFGVMALCLMAFFRLFPLLPLSDPLFREQIRQVQTESGHQQAKGPKNF
- a CDS encoding DUF3341 domain-containing protein, whose translation is MTHQKTVMGIFAYIDDLLKALKFMAENDFKVHTVYSPFPHHEIEEALHLKPSSVRFFTLCGGILGVMVGVGLVVYTCMQWKFIVSGKPIIPFVPAVVVGFEFCILLSVLFNFGGLLFRSRLPRLRRPEHYDDRFSQDHFGILIQCSETDLDRLSNILKEAGAEEIHEVDR
- the nrfD gene encoding NrfD/PsrC family molybdoenzyme membrane anchor subunit; its protein translation is MEDISYSKINQDILRNMSPPGREYYVLLAMAFTGVLIGASCWGYQIATGLGAAGVNLPVFWGTYLINFVFWVGIAHSGTLISAILYLFRAPWRTAIARSAEAMTVFAVSVAGLFPFIHLGRVWIVYWILPYPNQRNLWPNFQSPLVFDVIAISTYLTVSVLFWYTGLIPDLAVVRSSSTGLRRKIYGFFSLGWLGSHRQWNHYGTAYLLFAALATPLVVSVHSVVSWDFALSIVPGWHSTIFAPYFVAGAIHSGLAMVLTLLIPLRRIFGFEHLITMKILENIAKTIIFTGLIVGYAYGVEYFMALYSGNIAERDTFIWRAIGHYALEFWIMVLFNTVAPLAFFIKKVRTDLRYLFGISILINIGMWYERFVIIVGSAAHQFDPYSWGYYTPTWVEFGIMIGSFSLFFFLFLLFTRFIPTISMTEMKETGRHSRRENPTHKDRGRKKP